A region from the Rhodamnia argentea isolate NSW1041297 chromosome 7, ASM2092103v1, whole genome shotgun sequence genome encodes:
- the LOC115732442 gene encoding uncharacterized protein LOC115732442 has product MADDAEIAARVEAQVKTQIKEEIKDMKDQIAMLTQMMTNFMMTQRQTPVASMIQPPAIVDPQASAQSDGALNGMPPLEDVLLGAQGDNPPLTNVPPSGVQGVTQPPGNVILPAPQIATPTVPRVTTGMLNDESAKLLAKFDQRLREIEGTHHVSPIDLSMYAKVQVPDKFKLPEFEKYDGTSNPVEHVRMYQARMTKYVTNDLLMVQTFQASPKGPAMRWYTNHHINRIETWEKTAAAFIKHFGFNLDITISREDPEQAEMKKGETVKQDATRWRNLAARLMPEPSERELMKLFVSTLPQNMRSHILGASARSFSQLISMAEEVESGLKKGWYGDFGSSGKQFFGKKDKEAAGEVNVAYAQKFPVQAPKATMATQQTVNYGHENQRQQFRPKRQFTPLPGTPSQVLAILRKKNLLTSDPQRPNYASFPKYDPTKKCDYHSGEPGHSTDDCMVLKNRIQDLLETGAFAFQSAGQPNVRSNPLPNHVSN; this is encoded by the coding sequence ATGGCTGATGATGCTGAAATCGCGGCTCGTGTCGAAGCGCAAGTAAAAACGCAAATCAAAGAAGAGATCAAGGATATGAAAGACCAGATAGCTATGTTGACTCAGATGATGACTAATTTCATGATGACTCAAAGACAAACCCCAGTGGCATCCATGATTCAACCCCCAGCAATTGTCGATCCTCAAGCGAGCGCACAAAGTGATGGAGCATTGAATGGCATGCCACCTCTTGAAGATGTTTTACTTGGAGCTCAAGGTGACAATCCACCTCTTACAAATGTTCCTCCATCTGGCGTTCAAGGTGTTACTCAGCCTCCCGGAAATGTCATTTTACCCGCGCCTCAAATCGCCACACCAACCGTACCCCGTGTTACAACTGGCATGTTAAATGATGAGAGTGCCAaacttttggcaaaattcgatCAACGATTGCGTGAAATAGAAGGAACGCATCATGTTTCCCCAATCGACCTGTCTATGTATGCCAAGGTTCAAGTCCCAGACAAATTCAAGTTGCCGGAATTTGAAAAGTATGACGGCACGTCTAACCCGGTAGAACatgtccggatgtaccaggcccGGATGACTAAGTATGTCACCAATGATCTTCTTATggtccaaactttccaagcaaGTCCGAAAGGGCCAGCCATGAGATGGTACACCAACCATCATATCAACCGCATTGAGACTTGGGAAAAAACGGCTGCAgcgttcatcaaacatttcggaTTTAACCTAGACATCACCATCTCTAGGGAAGATCCGGAACAAgctgagatgaagaaaggagagaccGTCAAACAAGACGCGACTAGGTGGAGGAATTTGGCAGCCCGGCTTATGCCGGAGCCGTCGGAACGGGAATTGATGAAGTTATTTGTGTCTACGCTTCCACAAAACATGCGCTCTCATATACTAGGTGCATCTGCTCGGTCGTTTAGCCAGCTGATCTCGATGGCTGAAGAAGTAGAGAGCGGATTAaagaaaggttggtatggcGATTTCGGTTCTTCGGGGAAGCAATTCTTCggaaaaaaagacaaggaaGCGGCCGGCGAGGTGAATGTGGCCTATGCCCAAAAATTTCCCGTTCAAGCCCCTAAAGCAACAATGGCAACCCAACAAACAGTTAACTATGGCCACGAGAACCAACGTCAGCAATTCCGCCCCAAGCGTCAATTTACACCTCTCCCAGGAACTCCTTCGCAGGTCTTGGCTATCTTGCGAAAGAAGAACTTGCTAACTTCGGATCCTCAACGACCCAATTACGCCTCATTCCCTAAATATGATCCGACTAAGAAGTGTGATTATCATTCGGGTGAACCGGGTCATTCAACTGATGATTGTATGGTGCTTAAGAATCGAATTCAAGATTTGCTCGAAACAGGGGCATTTGCATTCCAGTCAGCCGGCCAACCTAATGTGCGGAGTAACCCGCTGCCAAATCATGTGAGCAATTGA